Proteins co-encoded in one Puntigrus tetrazona isolate hp1 chromosome 20, ASM1883169v1, whole genome shotgun sequence genomic window:
- the LOC122324466 gene encoding sterile alpha motif domain-containing protein 15-like, producing the protein MEFLHWSCEDVSLWIESLGFSQYQECFTQNHITGRKLIHVNCFNLPRLGITDFQHMKLISAQVRGLLGVSERLWKQSVADPLHDDRTLFLQMKSRSGQQTESFTYERFLKNKSQEDSLRRAGLLQ; encoded by the exons ATGGAGTTCCTTCACTGGAGCTGTGAGGATGTTTCTCTCTGGATCGAGTCTCTTGGTTTCTCTCAGTATCAG GAGTGTTTCACTCAGAATCACATCACGGGCAGAAAACTGATTCACGTCAACTGTTTCAATCTACCACGACTAGGAATCACCGACTTCCAGCACATGAAG CTGATCTCAGCTCAGGTCAGAGGGCTGCTGGGCGTCTCGGAGCGTCTCTGGAAGCAGAGTGTGGCTGATCCTCTTCATGATGACCGGACGCTGTTCCTGCAGATGAAGAGCCGGAGCGGTCAGCAGACAGAGTCCTTCACTTATGAGCGGTTCCTCAAGAACAAGAGCCAAGAAGATTCTCTCAGAAGAGCGGGACTCCTGCAATAA